In Ciona intestinalis unplaced genomic scaffold, KH HT000079.2, whole genome shotgun sequence, the following proteins share a genomic window:
- the LOC100186732 gene encoding uncharacterized protein LOC100186732 isoform X2 has protein sequence MRNNSRESPTVSTVTSLFMRDEVLGGGDRNNINTKSPYKIQYNNKMYKSASKVLENYIQNYDKEQTWNLAKSLTENCTNTPIKREARRLRQNIGSSTIEKEIRLAKQLLPTSYTDDVNVDGNVDMDDLLISHNNQDKNMPTLNVETSVKYRRNLNNEFRSSQSKLPIVDNHDYDVTDVSISDTESTTSWDTVSSYPSKYSSHNRRRKPRKVLKFYSEDETTSAQSSTSTTPRVRYDSAHRGYDESANTSSDDQSTGFGFSDAQTKSQFKDLQRTLRLVDDLKADFAAAESTLGVAPRPDQNSLSDLILRLSVAAKRKEDKLRETLVNRKSLKRNHEESLHFSDLDLTSDTRSKQKGNLKSSSYNPDQFTPTYRGISRYTRGCTSAPSTPAKKYSTRPHNTDQNDETSYSTTRQQSTSPNKTLNTSVLTTDNISEAMRLIDDRRFIDMSYNTLQSDAPSTSATDVLLSNPLNHEVSSNQESDWGHVLDPPSTPTNTTSTVHAGRTPFIHRSVTPSVSPTSTDEILDAERTWERLPVKRKSGSDTSSHISVSFCMEGKPLAVKGFMEECMMSSKSNNTSLSGGNHPGSVEALKNMIFTLQGMTSQCGAGDYNQEHQRTSFNGQKSLEKAIVHLNNLKNIVEK, from the exons atgcGAAACAACAGCAGAGAAAGTCCCACTGTTTCTACGGTAACAAGTTTATTCATGAGAGACGAGGTGTTGGGAGGTGGagatagaaataatataaatacaaa ATCTCCTTATAAAATCCAGTACAATAACAAAATGTACAAGTCAGCTTCCAAAGTCTTGGAGAATTACATCCAGAATTACGACAAAGAACAAACATGGAATCTCGCTAAGTCACTCACAGAGAATTGCACAAACACGCCGATCAAACGTGAAGCAAGAAGGCTGAGACAAAACAtag GTTCTTCAACCATCGAGAAGGAAATCCGACTTGCCAAGCAGTTGTTGCCGACCTCGTACACAGATGATGTGAATGTCGATGGAAATGTTGACATGGATGATTTGTTGATATCTCACAACAACCAGGATAAGAACATG CCAACATTGAATGTAGAAACATCTGTAAAATATCGAAGAAACCTTAACAATGAGTTCCGTTCATCACAATcaaaacttccaattgtggATAATcatgattatgatgtcacagacgTCTCA ATATCTGACACTGAATCAACAACGTCATGGGACACGGTGTCTTCTTATCCATCAAAATATTCATCACACAACAG GAGAAGAAAACCAagaaaagttttgaaattttacagTGAAGATGAAACAACTTCAGCTCAG TCATCTACATCAACCACACCTCGTGTTCGTTATGACTCAGCTCATCGTGGTTATGATGAGTCGGCAAATACTTCCAGTGATGACCAATCTACAGGCTTTGGTTTCAGTGATGCACAAACTAAATCTCAGTTTAAAGAtttacaaagaacattaagaTTAGTTGATGATCTGAAG gCTGATTTTGCCGCGGCAGAATCAACACTTGGTGTCGCACCACGTCCTGATCAGAACTCACTTTCTGATCTTATTCTACGACTCTCTGTCGCCGCCAAGAGGAAAGAGGATAAATTACGAGAAACCCTGGTGAATCGGAAATCACTGAAGCGTAACCACGAAGAGTCGTTACATTTCTCCGACCTCGATTTAACCAGCGACACCAG GTCCAAGCAGAAAGGAAATTTAAAATCGTCGAGTTATAACCCGGACCAatttaccccaacatacaGGGGGATCTCCCGTTACACCCGGGGTTGCACGTCGGCCCCATCAACCCCAGCCAAGAAATATTCTACAAG ACCACACAACACTGATCAAAATGATGAAACATCTTACTCAACAACAAGACAACAATCAACTTCTCCAAATaaaa CATTAAACACCTCCGTGCTCACAACCGACAATATATCAGAAGCAATGAGGTTGATTGATGATCGAAGGTTCATCGATATGAGCTACAATACTTTACA ATCTGATGCGCCTTCAACCTCAGCTACCGACGTGTTGTTATCAAACCCACTCAACCATGAAGTATCATCCAATCAGGAGTCAGATTGGGGTCATGTGCTTGACCCCCCCAGCACACCCACTAACACCACCTCGACAGTGCACGCGGGGCGAACCCCGTTCATTCATCGCTCGGTGACACCTAGTGTCAGCCCGACAAGCACGGATGAGATCCTTGATGCAGAACGAACGTGGGAGCGACTTCCTGTAAAAAG GAAAAGTGGAAGCGATACTTCGTCTCATATATCGGTGTCGTTCTGCATGGAGGGGAAACCCCTTGCCGTCAAAGGTTTCATGGAAGAATGTATGATGTCATCG AAATCCAATAACACAAGCTTAAGTGGGGGGAACCACCCAGGTTCGGTGGAAGCACTCAAGAATATGATCTTCACATTGCAgggtatgacatcacaatgtggGGCAGGGGATTACAATCaag AACACCAGCGTACGTCGTTCAACGGACAGAAATCCCTCGAAAA aGCCATCGTCCATCTTAACAATTTGAAGAACATCGTGGAGAAATGA
- the LOC100186732 gene encoding uncharacterized protein LOC100186732 isoform X1 yields MRNNSRESPTVSTVTSLFMRDEVLGGGDRNNINTKSPYKIQYNNKMYKSASKVLENYIQNYDKEQTWNLAKSLTENCTNTPIKREARRLRQNIGSSTIEKEIRLAKQLLPTSYTDDVNVDGNVDMDDLLISHNNQDKNMPTLNVETSVKYRRNLNNEFRSSQSKLPIVDNHDYDVTDVSISDTESTTSWDTVSSYPSKYSSHNRRRKPRKVLKFYSEDETTSAQSSTSTTPRVRYDSAHRGYDESANTSSDDQSTGFGFSDAQTKSQFKDLQRTLRLVDDLKADFAAAESTLGVAPRPDQNSLSDLILRLSVAAKRKEDKLRETLVNRKSLKRNHEESLHFSDLDLTSDTRSKQKGNLKSSSYNPDQFTPTYRGISRYTRGCTSAPSTPAKKYSTRPHNTDQNDETSYSTTRQQSTSPNKTLNTSVLTTDNISEAMRLIDDRRFIDMSYNTLQSDAPSTSATDVLLSNPLNHEVSSNQESDWGHVLDPPSTPTNTTSTVHAGRTPFIHRSVTPSVSPTSTDEILDAERTWERLPVKRKSGSDTSSHISVSFCMEGKPLAVKGFMEECMMSSKSNNTSLSGGNHPGSVEALKNMIFTLQGMTSQCGAGDYNQEEHQRTSFNGQKSLEKAIVHLNNLKNIVEK; encoded by the exons atgcGAAACAACAGCAGAGAAAGTCCCACTGTTTCTACGGTAACAAGTTTATTCATGAGAGACGAGGTGTTGGGAGGTGGagatagaaataatataaatacaaa ATCTCCTTATAAAATCCAGTACAATAACAAAATGTACAAGTCAGCTTCCAAAGTCTTGGAGAATTACATCCAGAATTACGACAAAGAACAAACATGGAATCTCGCTAAGTCACTCACAGAGAATTGCACAAACACGCCGATCAAACGTGAAGCAAGAAGGCTGAGACAAAACAtag GTTCTTCAACCATCGAGAAGGAAATCCGACTTGCCAAGCAGTTGTTGCCGACCTCGTACACAGATGATGTGAATGTCGATGGAAATGTTGACATGGATGATTTGTTGATATCTCACAACAACCAGGATAAGAACATG CCAACATTGAATGTAGAAACATCTGTAAAATATCGAAGAAACCTTAACAATGAGTTCCGTTCATCACAATcaaaacttccaattgtggATAATcatgattatgatgtcacagacgTCTCA ATATCTGACACTGAATCAACAACGTCATGGGACACGGTGTCTTCTTATCCATCAAAATATTCATCACACAACAG GAGAAGAAAACCAagaaaagttttgaaattttacagTGAAGATGAAACAACTTCAGCTCAG TCATCTACATCAACCACACCTCGTGTTCGTTATGACTCAGCTCATCGTGGTTATGATGAGTCGGCAAATACTTCCAGTGATGACCAATCTACAGGCTTTGGTTTCAGTGATGCACAAACTAAATCTCAGTTTAAAGAtttacaaagaacattaagaTTAGTTGATGATCTGAAG gCTGATTTTGCCGCGGCAGAATCAACACTTGGTGTCGCACCACGTCCTGATCAGAACTCACTTTCTGATCTTATTCTACGACTCTCTGTCGCCGCCAAGAGGAAAGAGGATAAATTACGAGAAACCCTGGTGAATCGGAAATCACTGAAGCGTAACCACGAAGAGTCGTTACATTTCTCCGACCTCGATTTAACCAGCGACACCAG GTCCAAGCAGAAAGGAAATTTAAAATCGTCGAGTTATAACCCGGACCAatttaccccaacatacaGGGGGATCTCCCGTTACACCCGGGGTTGCACGTCGGCCCCATCAACCCCAGCCAAGAAATATTCTACAAG ACCACACAACACTGATCAAAATGATGAAACATCTTACTCAACAACAAGACAACAATCAACTTCTCCAAATaaaa CATTAAACACCTCCGTGCTCACAACCGACAATATATCAGAAGCAATGAGGTTGATTGATGATCGAAGGTTCATCGATATGAGCTACAATACTTTACA ATCTGATGCGCCTTCAACCTCAGCTACCGACGTGTTGTTATCAAACCCACTCAACCATGAAGTATCATCCAATCAGGAGTCAGATTGGGGTCATGTGCTTGACCCCCCCAGCACACCCACTAACACCACCTCGACAGTGCACGCGGGGCGAACCCCGTTCATTCATCGCTCGGTGACACCTAGTGTCAGCCCGACAAGCACGGATGAGATCCTTGATGCAGAACGAACGTGGGAGCGACTTCCTGTAAAAAG GAAAAGTGGAAGCGATACTTCGTCTCATATATCGGTGTCGTTCTGCATGGAGGGGAAACCCCTTGCCGTCAAAGGTTTCATGGAAGAATGTATGATGTCATCG AAATCCAATAACACAAGCTTAAGTGGGGGGAACCACCCAGGTTCGGTGGAAGCACTCAAGAATATGATCTTCACATTGCAgggtatgacatcacaatgtggGGCAGGGGATTACAATCaag AAGAACACCAGCGTACGTCGTTCAACGGACAGAAATCCCTCGAAAA aGCCATCGTCCATCTTAACAATTTGAAGAACATCGTGGAGAAATGA